In the genome of Candidatus Angelobacter sp., the window TGATCCGTTACCAGAATTTGTGATATGACCAAAGTTTTGACCGTACTTCTCATCGCGCTCGTGCTTGAGGCCATTGGCGTTGTTTTCCTGAGTCGCGGACTGAAGGAGGTTGGTGAGCCGGAAAAAGTGTCGGTGATCGAAGTATGGCGCGTGGTAAGGCGAGGTGTGGCCAACTCCAGCATCCTGCTCGGTGTGGCGTTGGAGACAGTCTTCTTCGGTGCGTTGCTGTATCTGTTGTCGCAGCGTGATGTCAGTCTCATCTGGCCCCTGACCTCGCTGGGCTTCGTGCTCACCGCGGTCGCCGCCAGGCTTATTTTGCACGAGGAAATCCACTGGACCCGCTGGCTCGGGGTCGGGCTGATCGTGATTGGAGCCGCATTTGTCAGCTACAGCGAGAAAATGAAGGCGAAACGGCCGCTGGCTCCGGCTACGACGGCGCCCGCTATGGGTTCGGAATGATTCCAGCCAGAACCTGCGCAAGTTT includes:
- a CDS encoding EamA family transporter is translated as MTKVLTVLLIALVLEAIGVVFLSRGLKEVGEPEKVSVIEVWRVVRRGVANSSILLGVALETVFFGALLYLLSQRDVSLIWPLTSLGFVLTAVAARLILHEEIHWTRWLGVGLIVIGAAFVSYSEKMKAKRPLAPATTAPAMGSE